The genomic stretch CGATGCCGGCGACGATGTGAAGCCGAAGAAGTTTCTCAAGGAAACAGGCGTCGAAGCGCTCGGCTACTACCGGGATTCGACGGTGGCGCTGTTCAACGACCTCAAGACGCGCGGCCTGGCGCTCGGCCTTCCCGTCACCATGCTGATCGACGGCGAAGGCTGCCTGATCGCGCATATGAACGGTCCGGCCGAATGGTCCGGGCCTGACGCCAGGCGGCTGGTCGACGCGGCGCTCGGGTCGTAGAGCAATTCCAGGAAAAGTGTGAAACGCTTTTCCGTCGGGAATTGCGTCAGAACAAAGAGTTAGAGCGGTTCGCCGTATCCGTGAAACCGTGAGCCGCTCTAGGTCAAGCCGAGCGCACGCTTGGCTTGAGCAATACGAGATTGCCATCGCGACGGTCGGCGCGAGCCGGAGTGCGCTTGCCGTGGCCGGTCAGGTCGTCGAACGCCTCGATCGGCGCCGGCTTGCCGAGATAGTAGCCCTGGCCGATCTCGCAGGCCTCGGCGTCCAGGAACTTCAGTTCGCCAAGCGTCTCGACGCCTTCGGCAAGGACCGGCAGGCCAAGGCCGCGCCCCAGCCCCAGCACGGCGCGCACGATCGCCGCGACCTGACCGTTGGTGTCGACCGCCTTGATGAAGGAGGAGTCGATCTTGATCTTGTCGAAGGGGAAGGCGCGCAGGTTGGAGAGCGAGGAATAGCCGGTTCCGAAATCGTCCATGGCAACCCGCACGCCAAGCGACTTGACCTGGCGCAAGGTTGCCAGCGCACGCGGCATGTCCTTCACCAGCGCGGTTTCGGTGATCTCGAGCTCCAACCTTGTCGGGGCAAGACCCGTTCTTAGCAACGTCTCATGGACCTTGCGGCTGAAATTGGGATTGTGAAGCTGGACCGCGGAGACATTGACGGCGACCGTCAGCGGATTTTCCCAGCGCGCGGCTTCCTCGCAGGCCGCGTCGAGCACCCAGTCGCCGATCTGCCCGATGGCGCCGCTTTCCTCGGCCACCGGGATGAATGTCGCGGGGGAAACGTCGCCGCGTTCGGGATGGCGCCAGCGGATCAGGGCTTCGAAGCCGACCATCCTGCCGCTGCTGATCTCCTTCTGCGGCTGGTAGACGAGGTAGAACTCGTTGCGCACGACGGCCTGACGCAATTCGTGCTCCATAATGCGCTTGTCTCGGGCCTCGGCACCCATCGAGGCCTCGAAATAGCGATAGGTGTCCCTGCCTTCGGTCTTGGCGCGGTAGAGCGCCGTATCGGCATGGCTGATCAGGGCGGTCGGGTCTTCGGCATCGAGCGGATAGATCGCGATGCCGATGCTGGCCGAGACCAGGCCACCGCCGGCCGCTGCCCGGTTTTCCTCGCGCATGGCGGCGAGCAGCGAGCCGGCGATGCGGCCCGCCGCCTGCGGGTCGGGCAGGTTGGGGGCGATGATGGCGAATTCGTCGCCGCCGAGGCGCGCGAGCATCTGTCCGTGGCGCAGAACGCCGGCCGCGCAGGTCGCCACCTTTTGCAGCATCGCATCGCCGGCGCCATGTCCGTAAAGGTCGTTAACCTCCTTGAAGCGGTCGAGGTCGAACAGCAGAAGCGCAAGGTGCCGGCCTTTGATGCCCTTTTCGGTATTGGCGATCCGGTTCATGGATGCGATTTCCATGTCGAGACGGCTGGAAAAGGAGCGGCGGTTGGCCAGTCCCGTCAGCGGATCGAAATGGGCGAGACGAAGGATCTCCTCCTCCGCCTTCTTGCGCTCGCGGATGTCGCGGACGGCGATGACGTTGTGGGGCTTGCCGCAATAGTCGATGCTCCGGGCGATCAGCTCGACGGGAATTCGCGTTCCGTCGCGGTTCCTCAACTCCGCCTCCCATGGCTGGCCTGCCAGGCTGGCAGCGTCGGTCGCGGTGTGGTCGTCGAAAAGCTCGCGCAGTTCCATTCCGTTCAGCGTCGCGGCAGGCGTGCCGTTCAGCTTGCCCATACTGTCATTGGCGCTGACGATGCGGTTGCCGTCGCAGACGATCAGGCCTTCCACGGCGGCATTGGCCAGTCCGTGCATGCGATCGACCTCGAGCTTCTGGCGACGGAAGCGCAAATCGATCCACAGCGCCGATGCCGACAGCACCAGGATCACCAGCGTGGCGGCCGCGGCCGCGAAAGCCTGCGAGGTCGGCTCGATCGTGTA from Mesorhizobium sp. 113-3-3 encodes the following:
- a CDS encoding sensor domain-containing diguanylate cyclase; amino-acid sequence: MLTVYNCIVNQHDLRLVALAALICGISCFSAVSLLHHISRSTDRNRLAWLMIAATSTGFGIWATHFIAMLAFTPGIPSAYDPWLSVLSLAASVALTAAGMWIATLRHEFDYHLVGGAVLGGGIAAMHYIGMAAFEVQGRIEWNLLMVAVSLLAGVTLGALALHVVLRRPSSTATSAGAVLLTLAICTLHFIGMGAVSIFPDSSIVISEYTIEPTSQAFAAAAATLVILVLSASALWIDLRFRRQKLEVDRMHGLANAAVEGLIVCDGNRIVSANDSMGKLNGTPAATLNGMELRELFDDHTATDAASLAGQPWEAELRNRDGTRIPVELIARSIDYCGKPHNVIAVRDIRERKKAEEEILRLAHFDPLTGLANRRSFSSRLDMEIASMNRIANTEKGIKGRHLALLLFDLDRFKEVNDLYGHGAGDAMLQKVATCAAGVLRHGQMLARLGGDEFAIIAPNLPDPQAAGRIAGSLLAAMREENRAAAGGGLVSASIGIAIYPLDAEDPTALISHADTALYRAKTEGRDTYRYFEASMGAEARDKRIMEHELRQAVVRNEFYLVYQPQKEISSGRMVGFEALIRWRHPERGDVSPATFIPVAEESGAIGQIGDWVLDAACEEAARWENPLTVAVNVSAVQLHNPNFSRKVHETLLRTGLAPTRLELEITETALVKDMPRALATLRQVKSLGVRVAMDDFGTGYSSLSNLRAFPFDKIKIDSSFIKAVDTNGQVAAIVRAVLGLGRGLGLPVLAEGVETLGELKFLDAEACEIGQGYYLGKPAPIEAFDDLTGHGKRTPARADRRDGNLVLLKPSVRSA